In a genomic window of Aquila chrysaetos chrysaetos chromosome Z, bAquChr1.4, whole genome shotgun sequence:
- the SLC30A5 gene encoding zinc transporter 5 isoform X2, which produces MEEKYSGQALAGGGVLGPVDVPSARLTRYIVLLCFTKFLKAVGLFESYDLLKAVHLVQFIFIVQLGSAFFMVLFQKPFSSGKVVTKHQWIKIFKHAVVGSIISLLWFFGLTLCGPLRTLLLFEHSDVVVLSLLSVLFTSSGGGPAKTRGAAFFIIAVICLLLFDNDDLMAKIAEHPEGHHDSALTHVLYTIIAFLGVADHKGGVLLLVLALCCKVGFHMASRKLSVDVGGAKRLQALSHLVSVLLLCPWVIVLSLTTESKVESWSSLIMPFITVIFFVVILDFYAESICTVKMEASTCARYGSFLIFISALLFGNFWTHPITDQLRAMNKPPHHESTEHVLSGGVVVSAVFFILSANILSSPSRKGQKGTLIGYSPEGTPLYNFMGDALQQSSQSLPRFIKESLKQILEEYDSRQIFYFLCLNLAFTFVELFYGVWTNSLGLISDGFHMLFDCSALVMGLFAALMTRWKATRIFSYGYGRVEILSGFINGLFLMVIAFFVFMESVARLVDPPDIDTNMLTPVSVGGLIVNLVGICAFSHAHSHGVSRGGCHSHDHSHSHHGHSHGHGHSHSHSDHGHSHGHSHGTSGGGMNTNMRDSKNRGSHILQRSSFLVSLCKCCGRYNTCASGIRCDGTENCTAGYSNSERCWR; this is translated from the exons gTCTgcattttttatggttttgtttcaaaaaccattttcttctggaaaggtGGTAACCAAGCATCAG TGGATCAAAATTTTTAAGCATGCTGTTGTGGGATCTATCATTTCACTCTTGTGGTTTTTTGGCCTTACTCTTTGTGGACCACTGAG GACATTGTTGCTGTTTGAGCACAGTGATGTGGTTGTGCTATCACTCCTTAGTGTCTTGTTCACGAGCTCAGGTGGAGGACCAgcaaag acaAGAGGTGCTGCATTTTTCATCATAGCTGTCATCTGCTTACTACTTTTTGATAATGACGACCTCATGGCTAAGATAGCAGAACATC ctgaGGGGCATCATGACAGTGCTCTTACCCATGTTCTGTATACAATCATTGCTTTCCTAGGTGTTGCAGATCACAAG GGAGGAGTACTGCTTCTGGTACTGGCATTGTGCTGTAAGGTTGGTTTTCACATGGCTTCCCGAAAACTATCTGTAGATGTAGGTGGAGCCAAGCGTCTTCAAGCTTTGTCTCATCTTGTTTCCGTCCTTCTGTTGTGCCCCTGGGTCATTGTCCTTTCTCTGACAACAGAG AGTAAAGTAGAGTCTTGGTCTTCTCTCATCATGCCTTTCATAACAGTCATCTTTTTTGTTGTGATCCTGGATTTCTATGCGGAGTCCATATGCACTGTCAAGATGGAAGCTTCCACGTGTGCTCGATATGGATCCTTTCTAATCTTCATTAGTGCACTGCTTTTTGGCAACTTTTGGACACATCCAATAACAGACCAGCTTCGAGCTATGAATAAGCCACCACACCATGAAAGCACAGAGCATGTTCTTTCTGGAGGTGTGGTAGTGAGTGCTGTCTTCttcattttat CTGCCAATATCCTGTCCTCCCCCTCCAGGAAAGGGCAGAAGGGTACCCTTATTGGCTATTCCCCTGAAGGCACTCCTCTCTATAACTTCATGGGTGATGCATTACAGCAGAGCTCTCAGTCATTACCCCGGTTTATTAAGGAGTCACTGAAACAAATCCTTGAGGAGTATGATTCTAGGCAGATCTTCTATTTCTTGTGTCTAAATCTG GCTTTCACTTTTGTGGAGCTTTTTTATGGAGTATGGACCAATAGCCTTGGTCTTATTTCTGATGGATTTCACATGCTTTTTGATTGTTCTGCCTTAGTGATGGGGCTTTTTGCAGCATTGATGACAAGATGGAAAGCAACTCGCATATTTTCCTATGG GTATGGACGTGTAGAAATTCTCTCTGGATTTATTAATGGCCTCTTTCTGATGGTAATTGCTTTCTTTGTCTTCATGGAATCGGTGGCCAGACTGGTGGATCCTCCAGACATAGATACAAATATGCTAACT CCAGTCTCTGTTGGAGGGCTGATCGTAAACCTTGTTGGTATCTGTGCCTTTAGCCACGCGCACTCCCATGGGGTTTCTCGGGGAGGTTGTCACTCACATGATCACAGCCATTCTCACCACGGGCACAGCCACGGCCATGGGCACAGCCATTCCCACAGTGACCATGGGCACAGTCATGGACATTCCCACGGGACTTCTGGAGGAGGCATGAATACCAACATGAGAG ATTCAAAAAATAGAGGGAGTCATATCTTACAGAGATCCTCATTTTTGGTGTCACTCTGCAAGTGTTGTGGCAGGTACAATACATGTGCAAGTGGTATCAGATGTGATGGAACAGAGAATTGTACAGCAG GTTACAGCAATTCTGAAAGATGCTGGCGTTAA
- the SLC30A5 gene encoding zinc transporter 5 isoform X1 encodes MEEKYSGQALAGGGVLGPVDVPSARLTRYIVLLCFTKFLKAVGLFESYDLLKAVHLVQFIFIVQLGSAFFMVLFQKPFSSGKVVTKHQWIKIFKHAVVGSIISLLWFFGLTLCGPLRTLLLFEHSDVVVLSLLSVLFTSSGGGPAKTRGAAFFIIAVICLLLFDNDDLMAKIAEHPEGHHDSALTHVLYTIIAFLGVADHKGGVLLLVLALCCKVGFHMASRKLSVDVGGAKRLQALSHLVSVLLLCPWVIVLSLTTESKVESWSSLIMPFITVIFFVVILDFYAESICTVKMEASTCARYGSFLIFISALLFGNFWTHPITDQLRAMNKPPHHESTEHVLSGGVVVSAVFFILSANILSSPSRKGQKGTLIGYSPEGTPLYNFMGDALQQSSQSLPRFIKESLKQILEEYDSRQIFYFLCLNLAFTFVELFYGVWTNSLGLISDGFHMLFDCSALVMGLFAALMTRWKATRIFSYGYGRVEILSGFINGLFLMVIAFFVFMESVARLVDPPDIDTNMLTPVSVGGLIVNLVGICAFSHAHSHGVSRGGCHSHDHSHSHHGHSHGHGHSHSHSDHGHSHGHSHGTSGGGMNTNMRGVFLHVLADTLGSVGVIVSTIFIQQFGWLIADPLCSLFIATLIFLSVIPLLKDACQVLLLRIPPEQEKDLHAALEKIQKIEGVISYRDPHFWCHSASVVAGTIHVQVVSDVMEQRIVQQVTAILKDAGVNNLTVQVEKEAYFQHMSGLSTGFQDVLAMTQQLESMKYYKDGTYIM; translated from the exons gTCTgcattttttatggttttgtttcaaaaaccattttcttctggaaaggtGGTAACCAAGCATCAG TGGATCAAAATTTTTAAGCATGCTGTTGTGGGATCTATCATTTCACTCTTGTGGTTTTTTGGCCTTACTCTTTGTGGACCACTGAG GACATTGTTGCTGTTTGAGCACAGTGATGTGGTTGTGCTATCACTCCTTAGTGTCTTGTTCACGAGCTCAGGTGGAGGACCAgcaaag acaAGAGGTGCTGCATTTTTCATCATAGCTGTCATCTGCTTACTACTTTTTGATAATGACGACCTCATGGCTAAGATAGCAGAACATC ctgaGGGGCATCATGACAGTGCTCTTACCCATGTTCTGTATACAATCATTGCTTTCCTAGGTGTTGCAGATCACAAG GGAGGAGTACTGCTTCTGGTACTGGCATTGTGCTGTAAGGTTGGTTTTCACATGGCTTCCCGAAAACTATCTGTAGATGTAGGTGGAGCCAAGCGTCTTCAAGCTTTGTCTCATCTTGTTTCCGTCCTTCTGTTGTGCCCCTGGGTCATTGTCCTTTCTCTGACAACAGAG AGTAAAGTAGAGTCTTGGTCTTCTCTCATCATGCCTTTCATAACAGTCATCTTTTTTGTTGTGATCCTGGATTTCTATGCGGAGTCCATATGCACTGTCAAGATGGAAGCTTCCACGTGTGCTCGATATGGATCCTTTCTAATCTTCATTAGTGCACTGCTTTTTGGCAACTTTTGGACACATCCAATAACAGACCAGCTTCGAGCTATGAATAAGCCACCACACCATGAAAGCACAGAGCATGTTCTTTCTGGAGGTGTGGTAGTGAGTGCTGTCTTCttcattttat CTGCCAATATCCTGTCCTCCCCCTCCAGGAAAGGGCAGAAGGGTACCCTTATTGGCTATTCCCCTGAAGGCACTCCTCTCTATAACTTCATGGGTGATGCATTACAGCAGAGCTCTCAGTCATTACCCCGGTTTATTAAGGAGTCACTGAAACAAATCCTTGAGGAGTATGATTCTAGGCAGATCTTCTATTTCTTGTGTCTAAATCTG GCTTTCACTTTTGTGGAGCTTTTTTATGGAGTATGGACCAATAGCCTTGGTCTTATTTCTGATGGATTTCACATGCTTTTTGATTGTTCTGCCTTAGTGATGGGGCTTTTTGCAGCATTGATGACAAGATGGAAAGCAACTCGCATATTTTCCTATGG GTATGGACGTGTAGAAATTCTCTCTGGATTTATTAATGGCCTCTTTCTGATGGTAATTGCTTTCTTTGTCTTCATGGAATCGGTGGCCAGACTGGTGGATCCTCCAGACATAGATACAAATATGCTAACT CCAGTCTCTGTTGGAGGGCTGATCGTAAACCTTGTTGGTATCTGTGCCTTTAGCCACGCGCACTCCCATGGGGTTTCTCGGGGAGGTTGTCACTCACATGATCACAGCCATTCTCACCACGGGCACAGCCACGGCCATGGGCACAGCCATTCCCACAGTGACCATGGGCACAGTCATGGACATTCCCACGGGACTTCTGGAGGAGGCATGAATACCAACATGAGAG gtgtGTTTCTGCATGTGTTAGCAGACACTCTTGGCAGTGTTGGTGTTATCGTATCAACGATATTTATTCAGCAATTTGGATGGCTCATAGCTGATCCACtctgctctctttttattgctaCATTGATTTTTCTTAGTGTTATCCCACTATTGAAAGATGCCTGTCAAGTGCTTTTGTTGAGGATACCTCCAGAACAGGAGAAAGATCTGCATGCAGCTTTAGAAAAG ATTCAAAAAATAGAGGGAGTCATATCTTACAGAGATCCTCATTTTTGGTGTCACTCTGCAAGTGTTGTGGCAGGTACAATACATGTGCAAGTGGTATCAGATGTGATGGAACAGAGAATTGTACAGCAG GTTACAGCAATTCTGAAAGATGCTGGCGTTAACAACCTAACTGTCCAAGTGGAGAAGGAAGCTTATTTTCAACACATGTCTGGACTCAGTACAGGATTTCAGGATGTCCTTGCAATGACTCAGCAACTAGAATCCATGAAATACTACAAAGATGGTACTTATATCATGTGA
- the CCNB1 gene encoding G2/mitotic-specific cyclin-B1: protein MKHRAAMVAPKPGLCIRIALGDIGNCTSEPKAQAATEVMVVQGCKWNLATRSSLMISLGKMATRRSMLRATTRQMLPPALEPSQLAPQSPATMEVSECSASDDMLCQAFSDVLLDAEDVDAEDASDPSLCSSYVKDIYKYLRQLEQKNPVRPKYLDGQKINGNMRAVLMDWLVQVQLKFRLQQETLYLAVAVTDRFLQDNLVSKKMLQLVGTTAMFIASKYEEMFPPHIGDFAYITDHSYTKLQIYQMEMKILQALDFGVSFPLPPHFLRRISKVSEMDFQQHWLAKYLMELSILDYDMVHLLPSKTAAAACCLALQLTGCEWTPTLQSCMSYTESDLLPVMRHIAKNVILVNKGVTMQMAIKDKYASSTSGKISTIGQLNSSCLWDLAQPLIREVVTPI from the exons ATGAAACACAGGGCAGCGATGGTGGCTCCCAAGCCGGGGCTTTGTATCCGCATCGCCCTGGGAGACATTGGCAACTGCACCTCTGAGCCAAAGGCACAGGCTGCCACCGAAGTGATGGTGGTCCAGGGCTGCAAGTGGAACCTGGCCACCAGGTCCTCTCTCATGATCTCCCTGGGGAAGATGGCTACCAGGAGGAGCATGCTGAGGGCCACCACCAGGCAGATGCTGCCACCAGCCCTGGAGCCCTCCCAG CTGGCGCCTCAGTCTCCAGCTACCATGGAGGTATCGGAATGTTCCGCATCAGACGATATGCTATGTCAGGCTTTTTCTGATGTCTTGCTTGATGCGGAAGACGTAGATGCGGAAGACGCTTCTGACCCAAGCCTCTGCAGCAGCTATGTGAAGGACATCTACAAGTATCTGAGACAGCTTGAG caaaaaaaccccgtCAGACCCAAATACCTGGATGGCCAGAAAATCAATGGGAACATGCGTGCCGTGCTAATGGACTGGCTTGTGCAAGTACAGTTAAAATTCAGACTCCAGCAGGAGACCTTGTACCTGGCAGTTGCTGTCACTGATCGCTTCCTGCAG GACAATCTTGTTTCCAAGAAGATGTTGCAGCTGGTTGGTACTACGGCGATGTTCATTGCCAGCAAATACGAAGAGATGTTTCCCCCACATATTGGAGACTTTGCCTATATAACTGATCACAGTTATACAAAGCTACAAATCTACCAGATGGAGATGAAGATCCTGCAAGCCCTGGACTTTGGTGTGAGCTTCCCTCTTCCTCCGCACTTCCTAAGAAGGATTTCAAAAGTTTCAGAG ATGGACTTCCAACAGCACTGGCTGGCTAAGTACCTGATGGAGTTGTCCATTTTGGACTATGATATGGTTCACCTCCTTCCATCCAAGACTGCAGCCGCTGCTTGCTGTTTGGCTCTGCAACTCACTGGATGTGAGTGG ACACCAACTCTGCAATCCTGCATGTCTTACACTGAGAGCGACCTTCTCCCAGTTATGCGGCATATAGCAAAGAATGTAATCCTTGTGAATAAGGGTGTTACCATGCAGATG GCAATCAAGGACAAATATGCCAGCAGCACCAGTGGCAAGATAAGCACCATTGGACAGCTGAACTCTTCTTGCTTGTGGGATCTAGCTCAGCCTCTGATTAGAGAAGTAGTAACTCCTATCTGA